One Sagittula stellata E-37 genomic window carries:
- a CDS encoding Fur family transcriptional regulator: METKGFEAHDHTQCIASAMGAAEHLCDEQGLQLTKVRRRVLEILLEKHRAMGAYEVLDHLREEGLGSQPPVAYRALDFLVTNGLAHRIERLNAFIACAAPGESHAPTFLICRSCSSVAETPAWRAGRALRNAASEVGFEVERVAIEAEGLCPSCQEHPEAAREAQA, translated from the coding sequence ATGGAAACCAAGGGCTTCGAGGCGCATGACCACACCCAGTGCATTGCCAGCGCGATGGGTGCGGCGGAGCATCTTTGCGACGAGCAGGGGCTGCAACTGACCAAGGTGCGGCGCCGCGTGCTGGAGATCCTGCTGGAGAAACACCGGGCCATGGGCGCCTACGAGGTGCTGGATCATTTGCGCGAGGAGGGGCTCGGCTCGCAGCCGCCGGTGGCTTACCGGGCGCTGGATTTCCTGGTGACCAACGGGCTGGCGCACCGGATCGAGCGGTTGAACGCCTTCATCGCCTGTGCCGCTCCGGGCGAGAGCCACGCCCCGACCTTCCTGATCTGCCGCAGTTGTTCCTCGGTCGCGGAAACCCCCGCATGGCGGGCCGGACGGGCGCTGAGAAACGCGGCGAGCGAAGTGGGCTTCGAGGTCGAGCGCGTCGCGATCGAGGCCGAGGGGCTTTGCCCGAGCTGCCAGGAGCATCCCGAGGCGGCGCGAGAGGCGCAGGCTTGA
- a CDS encoding metal ABC transporter ATP-binding protein, with protein MTATLIWTEALDVAQGGRVVLERVWFSIHPGEIVTVVGPNGSGKSTLLRALIGALPPASGRITRKPGLRVGYVPQGLRLDASMPMTVGRFLNLPRKVPAEARRVALDEAGAGDLEDRALTELSGGQFQRVLLARALLDRPDLLILDEPTTGLDQPGQAAFYRRLEEVRDRLGCAVLMVSHELHVVMSASDRVICVNGHICCEGHPETVAQAEEYRALFGTGTQGALALYRHEHSHRHDGCDHDHTHPRDHAHTHEGAH; from the coding sequence TTGACCGCAACGCTCATCTGGACGGAGGCTCTGGACGTCGCGCAAGGCGGGCGCGTGGTGCTGGAGCGGGTCTGGTTCAGCATTCACCCCGGCGAGATCGTGACCGTGGTCGGCCCAAACGGGTCCGGCAAGTCGACGCTGTTGCGCGCCCTGATCGGGGCGCTGCCGCCGGCGTCGGGCCGGATCACCCGGAAGCCGGGCCTGCGCGTGGGCTACGTGCCGCAGGGCCTGCGGCTGGATGCGTCGATGCCGATGACCGTGGGCCGGTTCCTGAACCTGCCGCGCAAGGTGCCGGCCGAGGCGCGGCGGGTGGCGCTGGACGAGGCCGGGGCAGGGGATCTGGAGGACCGCGCCCTGACAGAGCTGTCGGGCGGACAGTTCCAGCGCGTGCTGCTGGCGCGGGCGCTGCTGGACCGTCCCGACCTGCTGATCCTCGATGAGCCGACAACCGGGCTGGACCAGCCGGGACAGGCGGCCTTTTACCGCCGGTTGGAAGAGGTGCGGGACCGGCTGGGATGCGCCGTCCTGATGGTCAGCCACGAGCTGCACGTGGTGATGAGCGCCTCGGACCGGGTGATCTGCGTGAACGGCCACATCTGCTGCGAAGGCCATCCGGAGACGGTGGCGCAGGCAGAGGAATACCGCGCGCTGTTTGGCACCGGTACGCAGGGCGCGCTGGCGCTGTACCGGCACGAGCATTCGCACCGGCACGACGGCTGCGATCACGATCACACCCATCCCCGCGACCATGCGCACACGCACGAGGGCGCCCACTGA